Proteins encoded within one genomic window of Clostridiaceae bacterium:
- a CDS encoding putative glycoside hydrolase, translating to MLKSTLKNIIVVVTVMALFMGFSSGCGKKKAKETALENEEISFADVPSETGDASGNNEANSPENSNDQNNLGGGNSSDPENNSSTNNGVMEQEARNQMPIGAPIKVKALYLTGWVVGNPSRVEHYINLAKTTEINSYVIDIKDDDGYVGYESQIPEVRELGAWKYKYDVDKVLKAFHDNDIYIIGRLVCFKDPVLSTKRPELAVKHVNGGLWRDNFDLTWLDPYNKDSWPYLIEIAREAVNRGFDEIQFDYVRFPNEGNKKAMKFMDTDQKKYEAINEFLAYAKKELPGVIISADVFGIICESPEDTEDIGQYLELIGKDIDYISPMVYPSHYALGQTVNNVVFPKPDLEPYGVVYNSLVKAVDRISKVTDYKAKIRPYIQDFTASWLRAGNYQKYGAEQVRQQIQAVYDAGLDEWIVWDAENTYSEDAFLKE from the coding sequence ATGCTAAAGAGTACATTAAAAAACATAATAGTTGTAGTAACAGTGATGGCACTATTTATGGGATTTTCTTCAGGATGCGGTAAGAAAAAAGCGAAAGAGACCGCACTTGAAAATGAGGAAATTTCTTTCGCAGATGTTCCCAGTGAAACTGGGGATGCATCCGGCAATAATGAAGCCAATAGTCCGGAGAATAGCAATGATCAAAATAACTTAGGTGGTGGGAACAGCTCTGATCCTGAAAATAACAGCAGTACAAACAACGGTGTAATGGAGCAGGAAGCCCGGAACCAGATGCCTATAGGGGCGCCTATTAAAGTTAAGGCACTTTATCTTACAGGATGGGTGGTAGGTAATCCGAGTAGAGTTGAACATTACATAAATTTAGCAAAAACAACAGAGATAAATTCATATGTTATTGATATTAAAGACGATGACGGGTATGTAGGCTATGAGTCACAGATACCTGAAGTAAGAGAACTGGGAGCCTGGAAGTATAAGTATGATGTGGATAAAGTGCTCAAAGCATTTCATGATAATGATATCTATATTATAGGACGCCTGGTATGCTTTAAAGACCCTGTGCTGTCCACAAAAAGGCCGGAATTGGCCGTAAAGCATGTAAATGGCGGACTGTGGAGGGACAATTTTGATCTTACTTGGCTTGACCCCTATAATAAAGATTCCTGGCCATACCTTATAGAAATTGCAAGAGAAGCTGTAAATAGAGGTTTTGATGAGATCCAGTTTGATTATGTTAGGTTTCCCAATGAAGGGAATAAAAAAGCTATGAAATTTATGGATACTGATCAGAAAAAATATGAAGCAATCAATGAATTTCTGGCTTATGCAAAAAAGGAACTTCCAGGTGTAATAATATCTGCAGATGTATTTGGCATTATTTGTGAAAGTCCAGAAGATACAGAAGACATAGGACAGTATCTTGAACTTATAGGTAAGGATATTGATTATATTTCGCCTATGGTTTATCCTTCCCATTATGCATTAGGACAAACTGTCAATAATGTGGTTTTTCCCAAGCCTGATCTTGAGCCATATGGGGTAGTTTACAATAGTTTGGTCAAAGCTGTTGACAGAATTTCAAAGGTGACTGATTATAAGGCAAAAATCCGTCCCTATATTCAGGACTTTACTGCATCGTGGCTTAGAGCGGGTAACTACCAGAAGTATGGGGCAGAACAGGTGAGACAGCAGATACAGGCTGTTTATGATGCAGGCCTTGATGAATGGATTGTATGGGATGCAGAAAATACTTATTCTGAGGATGCATTTCTGAAAGAATAA